In one Solanum dulcamara chromosome 1, daSolDulc1.2, whole genome shotgun sequence genomic region, the following are encoded:
- the LOC129888557 gene encoding uncharacterized protein LOC129888557, translating to MNGRRRRFLAPTSSPSPSIGDLRVKFSRIVSHHEQLNVSFNHLNFQIRTGLQEAADVFESLANPLMKLVGLKTVETAEEGKINTVVFDDTHFYSDDCKRNENGVERTVRKEASEIEEEGYINRAKTAGKELIQKQEMQLMQLIHLLKQVEYQVNTSQTNILQTLSDHQTSIYSVFKKAVSYVSAIHQRGENNGTSLITIQLLKHIFHLVVTTLSSVECGVDNLVDELATRMCSPMVDYVKGLKLEVTSGRCHRLLSIVEEMGVAMRTGRTELEEERKKARIAEHNRLEALYKLKESEEMARKYQGFLSKAKNGSMEQFEQTKLVVKDQDHAKEDNLLWELLQKKRKLGMGNGSSKPCDRALRHLKELGPRTPRLGPSSSPTYSSNEQRLLPMIPLGSSPSVTYPQCKPQKKIKSGLHT from the exons atGAATGGCCGCCGGCGACGATTCCTCGCGCCGACTTCATCTCCTTCTCCGTCAATCGGCGACCTCCGTGTTAAGTTCTCGCGAATCGTTTCTCATCACGAACAACTCAATGTCTCCTTCAATCACCTGAATTTTCAGATCCGCACTGGCTTGCAGGAA gcCGCGGACGTCTTTGAATCGTTAGCTAATCCGCTGATGAAGCTAGTAGGATTGAAGACTGTTGAAACGGCTGAGGAAGGAAAAATTAATACGGTTGTCTTCGATGATACTCATTTTTATTCCGAT GACTGCAAGAGAAATGAGAATGGAGTTGAAAGGACTGTGAGAAAAGAGGCTAGTGAAATTGAG GAAGAAGGCTATATAAATAGAGCCAAAACAGCTGGCAAAGAGCTAATTCAGAAACAAGAGATGCAGCTAATGCAGTTGATCCATCTGCTAAAACAAGTTGAATACCAAGTTAACACAAGCCAAACCAACATTCTTCAGACCCTTAGTGACCATCAAACTTCCATATATAGTGTATTCAAGAAAGCTGTTTCATATGTTTCAGCCATTCACCAAAGAGGCGAAAATAATGGCACTTCTTTGATCACAATTCAACTTCTAAAACACATATTCCATCTTGTTGTTACTACACTGAGCTCGGTAGAGTGTGGAGTGGACAATCTAGTAGATGAGCTAGCCACAAGAATGTGTAGTCCAATGGTTGACTATGTCAAGGGGCTTAAGCTCGAAGTCACATCAGGAAGATGCCATCGCCTACTGAGCATTGTGGAAGAGATGGGAGTAGCTATGAGAACAGGGAGGacagaattggaggaagaaaggAAGAAGGCAAGAATAGCAGAACATAATAGACTTGAGGCGTTGTACAAGCTGAAGGAATCAGAAGAAATGGCAAGGAAATATCAAGGATTCCTTTCGAAAGCCAAGAACGGATCAATGGAACAATTTGAGCAAACGAAG CTTGTAGTGAAGGATCAGGATCATGCTAAAGAGGACAACCTACTGTGGGAGCTACTgcagaagaagagaaaattagGCATGGGAAATGGCAGCAGTAAACCATGCGACCGTGCATTGAGACACCTGAAAGAGCTAGGTCCACGAACCCCACGCTTGGGTCCCTCCTCTTCACCTACATACAGTTCAAATGAGCAACGTTTGCTACCGATGATACCCCTGGGTTCCTCACCGTCAGTGACGTATCCGCAATGCAAACCTCAGAAAAAGATCAAATCCGGACTTCATACTTAA